A region from the Sorex araneus isolate mSorAra2 chromosome 6, mSorAra2.pri, whole genome shotgun sequence genome encodes:
- the LOC101554046 gene encoding protocadherin beta-3, translating to MEAGGERFLRQRQVLFFFVFLGGSLAGSESRHYSVTEEKERGYLLANLAEDLRMNVGELTGRGAQVVCKGSRQYLQLNHKTGDLFLHEKLDREELCGLTEPCTLHFQILLQNPLQFITSELQVMDINDHSPVFFENEMQLKILENTPAGTVIPLGNAEDLDVGRNGVQNYTISPNEHFHVITRSRRDGRKYPELVLDKALDREEQPALDLTLTALDGGSPQRSGTAQIHILISDINDNAPEFTQSLYEVQVLENSPINTVILTVSASDSDTEHFGTISYAFSHAAEEIRNTFRLNPITGDIQLVKYLNFEAINTYEVDIEAKDGGGLSGKSTVIVQVIDVNDNPPELTLSSITSPIPENSPETIVAIFSVSDLDSGENGRIKCSIENGLPFFLKPSVENFYTLMSEGALDRESQAEYNITITVTDMGSPRLQTQHTITVLVSDVNDNAPAFSQPSYTLLVGENNSPALHIGSVSATDPDEGSNAQVTYSLLPPQDPQLPLASLVSINADNGQLFALRSLDFEAVRAFEFGVGAWDRGSPALGSQARVRVLVLDRNDNAPFVLYPLQNASAPCSELVPRAAEAGYLVTKVVAVDGDSGQNAWLSFQLLKATEPGLFSVWAHNGEVRTARPLSERDAPKHRLLVLVKDNGEPPLSASVTLHVLLVDGFSQPFLPLPDAPADAPADDRLTVYLVVALACVSSLFLFSVLAFVAVRLCRRPGPPAGGPYPLPEAHFPGHLLDVSGAGTLSHSYQYEVCLAGGAGTNEFKFLKPILPTFLAQDEERVNEANPAFRNSFESS from the coding sequence ATGGAGGCTGGAGGAGAGCGCTTTCTTAGACAAAGGCAAgtcctgtttttctttgtttttctgggtgGGTCTCTGGCTGGATCAGAATCCAGACACTACTCTGTGactgaggaaaaagaaaggggTTATTTACTGGCCAATCTAGCAGAGGATCTCCGAATGAATGTAGGAGAACTGACAGGGAGGGGTGCCCAAGTTGTATGCAAAGGAAGCAGACAGTATCTTCAGCTCAACCACAAAACCGGTGATTTGTTCCTGCATGAGAAATTGGATCGGGAAGAGCTATGTGGCCTCACAGAGCCATGTACACTGCATTTTCAGATATTACTGCAAAACCCTTTGCAATTTATTACGAGTGAGCTCCAGGTCATGGATATAAATGACCATTCTCCAGtattctttgaaaatgaaatgcaGCTGAAAATCCTAGAAAACACCCCAGCAGGAACAGTAATTCCTTTGGGAAATGCTGAGGATTTGGATGTGGGAAGAAACGGTGTCCAAAATTACACAATCTCTCCTAATGAACATTTCCATGTAATCACACGTAGCCGTAGGGATGGAAGGAAATACCCAGAACTAGTGCTGGACAAAGCGCTGGACAGAGAAGAGCAGCCAGCGCTGGATTTAACGCTAACAGCGCTGGATGGCGGCTCTCCACAACGCTCTGGCACAGCCCAGATCCACATACTGATCTCAGACATAAATGACAATGCGCCAGAATTTACACAGTCACTTTATGAAGTTCAAGTACTGGAGAACAGCCCCATTAACACTGTTATTCTCACTGTCTCAGCTTCTGATTCAGACACAGAACATTTTGGAACAATATCATATGCATTTTCTCATGCTGCGGAAGAAATTCGCAACACTTTTCGACTTAATCCAATTACTGGTGATATCCAACTtgtcaaatatttgaattttgagGCAATTAATACTTATGAAGTCGACATTGAAGCCAAGGATGGTGGAGGGCTCTCGGGAAAATCAACAGTGATAGTTCAGGTAATTGATGTAAACGATAATCCGCCAGAACTGACTTTGTCATCAATAACCAGCCCAATCCCAGAGAACTCACCAGAGACCATCGTGGCCATTTTCAGTGTTTCTGATCTAGACTCTGGAGAGAATGGAAGAATAAAATGTTCCATAGAGAACGGTCTCCCCTTCTTCCTGAAGCCCTCTGTAGAAAACTTTTATACCTTAATGTCAGAAGGAGCACTGGATCGGGAGAGCCAGGCGGAGTACAACATCACCATCACAGTGACAGACATGGGCAGCCCCAGGCTGCAAACCCAGCACACCATCACAGTGCTGGTGTCAGACGTGAACGACAACGCCCCCGCCTTCAGCCAGCCCTCCTACACCCTGCTGGTGGGCGAGAACAACAGCCCCGCCCTGCACATTGGCAGCGTGAGCGCCACCGACCCCGACGAGGGCAGCAATGCCCAGGTCACCTACTCGCTGCTGCCGCCCCAAGACCCACAGCTGCCGCTCGCCTCGCTGGTGTCCATCAACGCCGACAACGGGCAGCTGTTCGCGCTGCGCTCGCTGGACTTCGAGGCCGTGCGCGCCTTCGAGTTCGGCGTGGGCGCGTGGGACCGCGGCTCGCCCGCGCTCGGCAGCCAGGCGCGCGTGCGCGTGCTGGTGCTGGACCGCAACGACAACGCGCCCTTCGTGCTGTACCCGCTGCAGAACGCGTCGGCGCCCTGCAGCGAGCTGGTGCCCAGGGCGGCAGAGGCGGGCTACCTGGTGACCAAGGTGGTGGCGGTGGACGGCGACTCGGgccagaacgcctggctgtcgTTCCAGCTGCTCAAGGCCACGGAGCCCGGGCTCTTCAGCGTGTGGGCACACAATGGCGAGGTGCGCACTGCGCGGCCGCTCAGCGAGCGCGACGCGCCCAAGCACAGGCTGCTGGTGCTGGTCAAGGACAATGGCGAGCCGCCGCTGTCTGCCAGCGTCACGCTGCACGTGCTGCTGGTGGATGGCTTCTCGCAGCCCTTCCTGCCGCTGCCCGACGCGCCTGCCGACGCGCCTGCGGACGACCGCCTCACCGTCTACCTGGTGGTGGCCTTGGCCTGCGTGTCGTCGCTCTTCCTCTTCTCCGTACTGGCCTTCGTGGCTGTGCGCCTGTGCAGGCGGCCTGGCCCTCCCGCGGGGGGCCCCTACCCGCTGCCCGAAGCGCACTTCCCGGGACACCTGCTGGATGTCAGTGGCGCTGGGACCCTGTCGCACAGCTACCAGTATGAGGTGTGTCTGGCGGGGGGCGCTGGCACCAATGAGTTCAAGTTCCTCAAGCCTATTCTGCCCACCTTCCTTGCTCAGGATGAGGAGAGGGTTAATGAGGCAAACCCCGCTTTCAGGAATAGCTTTGAATCTAGTTAG
- the PCDHB4 gene encoding protocadherin beta-4 has protein sequence MEMLERMQPNRQVAVFILMLFLSQTLTEPIRYSVLEETQSGSVVAHLTEDLGLGIGELAARSARVVSDDDKLHLQLDRQTGDLLLREKLDREELCGATEPCVLHFQVFLETPVQFFEGELSVQDINDHSPVFPMREMLLKIPENSQPGSLFPLKLAQDLDVGSNGLQKYTISPNSHFHVVTRNHSEGKKYPDLVQDKALDREEQPEFNLILTALDGGLPPRTGTVSVRILILDVNDNAPEFVHNPYEVQILENSPVDSLILTVFARDIDDGNFGSVTYGFFQASEEIKQTFSINEISGEIRQKKKLDFEQNKSYQMEIEATDGGGLSGKGTVVIEVVDVNDNAPELTISSLTNSIPENAPETVVSIFRVRDRDSGDNGKMICSIPDNLPFVLKPTFKNFYTLETESPLDRESQAEYNITITVTDMGSPRLQTQHTITVLVSDVNDNAPAFSQPSYTLLVGENNSPALHIGSVSATDPDEGSNAQVTYSLLPPQDPQLPLASLVSINADNGQLFALRSLDFEAVRAFEFGVGAWDRGSPALGSQARVRVLVLDRNDNAPFVLYPLQNASAPCSELVPRAAEAGYLVTKVVAVDGDSGQNAWLSFQLLKATEPGLFSVWAHNGEVRTARPLSERDAPKHRLLVLVKDNGEPPLSASVTLHVLLVDGFSQPFLPLPDAPADAPADDRLTVYLVVALACVSSLFLFSVLAFVAVRLCRRPGPSAGGPYPLPDAHFPGHLLDVSGAGTLSHSYQYEVCMTGDPRTGEFKFLKPLFPNLLAQDTENEIKESPNSRNSFVFS, from the coding sequence ATGGAGATGCTAGAGAGAATGCAACCAAACAGGCAAGTGGCAGTCTTTATTTTGATGTTGTTCTTGTCTCAGACTCTCACAGAGCCTATTCGTTATTCTGTGCTGGAGGAAACACAGAGCGGCTCTGTGGTAGCCCATCTGACTGAGGACCTGGGCCTGGGAATCGGAGAACTGGCAGCTCGTTCAGCCCGGGTAGTGTCTGACGATGACAAGCTGCATTTGCAGCTGGATCGTCAGACCGGAGATTTGCTTTTAAGGGAGAAACTAGACCGGGAGGAGCTATGTGGTGCCACTGAACCATGTGTGCTGCATTTTCAAGTATTCCTGGAAACCCCAGTGCAGTTTTTTGAAGGAGAATTATCAGTTCAGGATATAAATGACCATTCTCCTGTATTCCCAATGAGGGAAATGCTCCTGAAAATACCGGAAAACAGCCAGCCAGGCTCTTTGTTTCCTCTTAAATTAGCTCAAGATTTGGATGTGGGCAGCAATGGTCTTCAAAAATATACCATTAGCCCCAACTCTCATTTTCATGTTGTCACTAGAAATCATAGTGAGGGGAAAAAGTACCCAGACTTGGTGCAGGACAAAGCATTGGATCGAGAGGAGCAACCAGAGTTCAACTTAATTCTCACTGCGCTGGATGGTGGCTTACCGCCAAGAACAGGCACTGTCTCTGTGCGAATCCTGATCTTGGATGTCAACGACAATGCTCCTGAGTTTGTGCATAACCCATATGAAGTTCAGATCCTTGAGAACAGTCCCGTGGACTCCTTAATTCTTACAGTTTTCGCTCGGGATATAGATGATGGAAACTTTGGGAGTGTTACCTATGGCTTCTTCCAAGCCTCAGAAGAAATCAAACAAACCTTTTCAATAAATGAAATTTCAGGAGAAATCCGGCAGAAAAAGAAATTGGATTTTGAACAAAATAAATCTTACCAGATGGAAATTGAAGCTACTGATGGTGGAGGTCTTTCTGGAAAAGGAACTGTAGTCATAGAGGTGGTGGATGTCAATGACAATGCCCCTGAACTGACCATATCATCACTCACAAACTCCATTCCAGAAAATGCTCCAGAGACTGTAGTCTCCATCTTCCGGGTTCGAGACAGAGACTCTGGAGACAATGGAAAGATGATTTGCTCTATTCCGGATAATCTACCATTTGTTTTAAAACCAACTTTCAAGAACTTCTACACCTTGGAAACAGAAAGCCCGCTAGACCGAGAGAGCCAGGCTGAGTACAACATTACCATCACAGTGACAGATATGGGCAGCCCCAGGCTGCAAACACAGCACACCATCACAGTGCTGGTGTCAGACGTGAACGACAACGCCCCCGCCTTCAGCCAGCCCTCCTACACCCTGCTGGTGGGTGAGAACAACAGCCCCGCCCTGCACATTGGCAGCGTGAGCGCCACCGACCCCGACGAGGGCAGCAACGCCCAGGTCACCTACTCGCTGCTGCCGCCCCAAGACCCGCAGCTGCCGCTCGCCTCGCTGGTGTCCATCAACGCCGACAACGGGCAGCTGTTCGCGCTGCGCTCGCTGGACTTCGAGGCCGTGCGCGCCTTCGAGTTCGGCGTGGGCGCGTGGGACCGCGGCTCGCCCGCGCTCGGCAGCCAGGCGCGCGTGCGCGTGCTGGTGCTGGACCGCAACGACAACGCGCCCTTCGTGCTGTACCCGCTGCAGAACGCGTCGGCGCCCTGCAGCGAGCTGGTGCCCAGGGCGGCAGAGGCGGGCTACCTGGTGACCAAGGTGGTGGCGGTGGACGGCGACTCGGgccagaacgcctggctgtcgTTCCAGCTGCTCAAGGCCACGGAGCCCGGGCTCTTCAGCGTGTGGGCGCACAATGGCGAGGTGCGCACCGCGCGGCCGCTCAGCGAGCGCGACGCGCCCAAGCACAGGCTGCTGGTGCTGGTCAAGGACAATGGCGAGCCGCCACTGTCGGCCAGCGTCACGCTGCACGTGCTGCTGGTGGATGGCTTCTCGCAGCCCTTCCTGCCGCTGCCCGACGCGCCTGCCGACGCGCCTGCGGACGACCGCCTCACTGTCTACCTGGTGGTGGCCTTGGCCTGCGTGTCGTCGCTCTTCCTCTTCTCCGTGCTGGCCTTCGTGGCTGTGCGCCTGTGCAGGCGGCCTGGCCCTTCCGCGGGGGGCCCCTACCCGCTGCCCGACGCGCACTTCCCGGGACACCTGCTGGACGTCAGTGGCGCTGGGACCCTGTCGCACAGCTACCAGTATGAGGTGTGCATGACTGGAGACCCTAGAACTGGTGAGTTCAAATTCCTGAAGCCATTATTCCCCAACCTCTTGGCTCAGGACACTGAGAATGAAAT
- the LOC101554316 gene encoding protocadherin beta-2, whose product MEAGEGKECSRKQRQVPILFLCLVIAQAGAEPRQYPVDEEMESGSFVTNLLKDLGLEAADLAARSPRVVSKGKKMHLQFDAQTGDLYLNGKLDREELCGPTEPCVLPFQVLLENPLQFFQAEIQIRDINDHSPVFLDKETVLEISESIAPGTTFLLEHAQDFDVGSNGLKSYTVSPNSYFHLKLQESPDGIILPQLVLDKALDREHQPEIRLILTAIDGGSPPKSGTALVRVEVLDINDNAPEFAKLLYEVQIPENSPVGSQVAIVSAKDLDVGVYGEISYAFFQASEDIRKTFRINTKSGELVLTQTLDFESIQSYTVNIQAKDGGGLSGSCVVFVQVMDLNDNPPELTISTLNTEIPENLQETVIAVFSVSDPDSGDNGRTVCSIQDDLPFFLKPSIENFYTLMTNTALDRESQAEYNITITVTDMGTPRLQTQHTITVLVSDVNDNAPAFSQPSYTLLVGENNSPALHIGSVSATDPDEGSNAQVTYSLLPPQDPQLPLASLVSINADNGQLFALRSLDFEAVRAFEFGVGAWDRGSPALGSQARVRVLVLDRNDNAPFVLYPLQNASAPCSELVPRAAEAGYLVTKVVAVDGDSGQNAWLSFQLLKATEPGLFSVWAHNGEVRTARPLSERDAPKHRLLVLVKDNGEPPLSASVTLHVLLVDGFSQPFLPLPDAPADAPADDRLTVYLVVALACVSSLFLFSVLAFVAVRLCRRPGPSAGGPYPLPDAHFPGHLLDVSGAGTLSHSYQYEVCLAGGAGTNEFKFLKPILPTFLAQDEERVNEANPAFRHSFEFS is encoded by the coding sequence atggaggcaggagagggaaaggaatgCTCTCGGAAACAAAGGCAAGTCCCAATACTCTTTCTTTGTCTGGTTATAGCTCAGGCTGGTGCTGAGCCTAGGCAGTATCCAGTGGATGAGGAGATGGAGAGTGGCTCCTTTGTGACCAATTTGTTAAAAGATCTGGGGTTGGAGGCAGCTGATTTAGCTGCTCGTAGCCCCAGGGTCgtttccaaagggaaaaaaatgcatttgcagTTTGATGCACAGACTGGGGATTTGTATTTAAATGGAAAACTGGACCGGGAAGAATTGTGTGGCCCaactgagccttgtgtgctaccTTTCCAGGTGTTGTTGGAAAACCCTTTGCAATTTTTTCAGGCAGAGATACAGATTAGGGATATAAATGATCATTCCCCGGTTTTTCTAGACAAAGAAACAGTCTTAGAAATATCAGAAAGTATTGCTCCTGGAACTACTTTCTTATTAGAACATGCCCAGGACTTTGATGTAGGAAGCAACGGTCTCAAAAGTTATACAGTCAGCCCCAATTCCTACTTTCATCTTAAACTACAAGAAAGTCCTGATGGCATAATATTACCACAACTGGTGCTGGACAAAGCATTAGACCGAGAGCATCAGCCTGAGATCAGATTAATCCTCACTGCGATTGATGGCGGTTCACCCCCCAAGTCTGGTACTGCTCTGGTCCGAGTTGAAGTTTTGGACATCAACGATAATGCCCCCGAGTTTGCAAAACTGCTTTATGAGGTGCAGATCCCAGAAAACAGCCCCGTTGGATCTCAGGTTGCCATTGTCTCTGCTAAGGATTTGGACGTTGGAGTGTATGGAGAAATATCTTATGCATTTTTCCAGGCCTCTGAAGATATTCGCAAAACTTTTAGAATAAATACAAAATCAGGAGAGCTCGTTTTGACACAGACACTGGATTTTGAATCCATCCAGAGTTACACAGTAAATATTCAGGCGAAAGATGGTGGTGGGCTTTCTGGAAGCTGTGTAGTGTTTGTCCAAGTGATGGACCTAAATGACAACCCACCAGAACTGACAATATCAACACTTAATACTGAGATTCCAGAAAACTTGCAGGAGACCGTAATTGCTGTGTTCAGTGTTTCAGATCCTGACTCTGGAGATAATGGAAGGACCGTATGCTCCATCCAAGAcgatcttcctttctttcttaaacCATCCATCGAAAATTTTTACACGCTAATGACAAACACAGCACTGGACCGAGAGAGCCAGGCGGAGTACAACATCACCATTACAGTGACAGACATGGGCACCCCCAGGCTGCAAACACAGCACACCATCACAGTGCTGGTGTCAGACGTGAACGACAACGCCCCTGCCTTCAGCCAGCCCTCCTACACCCTGCTGGTGGGCGAGAACAACAGCCCCGCCCTGCACATTGGCAGCGTGAGCGCCACCGACCCCGACGAGGGCAGCAACGCCCAGGTCACCTACTCGCTGCTGCCGCCCCAAGACCCGCAGCTGCCGCTCGCCTCGCTGGTGTCCATCAACGCCGACAACGGGCAGCTGTTCGCGCTGCGCTCGCTGGACTTCGAGGCCGTGCGCGCCTTCGAGTTCGGCGTGGGCGCGTGGGACCGCGGCTCGCCCGCGCTCGGCAGCCAGGCGCGCGTGCGCGTGCTGGTGCTGGACCGCAACGACAACGCGCCCTTCGTGCTGTACCCGCTGCAGAACGCGTCAGCGCCCTGCAGCGAGCTGGTGCCCAGGGCGGCAGAGGCGGGCTACCTGGTGACCAAGGTGGTGGCGGTGGACGGCGACTCGGgccagaacgcctggctgtcgTTCCAGCTGCTCAAGGCCACGGAGCCCGGGCTCTTCAGCGTGTGGGCGCACAATGGCGAGGTGCGCACTGCGCGGCCGCTCAGCGAGCGCGACGCGCCCAAGCACAGGCTGCTGGTGCTGGTCAAGGACAATGGCGAGCCGCCGCTGTCTGCCAGCGTCACGCTGCACGTGCTGCTGGTGGATGGCTTCTCGCAGCCCTTCCTGCCGCTGCCCGACGCGCCTGCCGACGCGCCTGCGGACGACCGCCTCACCGTCTACCTGGTGGTGGCCTTGGCCTGCGTGTCGTCGCTCTTCCTCTTCTCCGTACTGGCCTTCGTGGCTGTGCGCCTGTGCAGGCGGCCTGGCCCTTCCGCGGGGGGCCCCTACCCGCTGCCCGACGCGCACTTCCCGGGACACCTGCTGGACGTCAGTGGCGCTGGGACCCTGTCGCACAGCTACCAGTATGAGGTGTGTCTGGCGGGGGGCGCTGGCACCAATGAGTTCAAGTTTCTCAAGCCCATTCTGCCCACCTTCCTTGCTCAGGATGAGGAGAGGGTTAATGAGGCAAACCCCGCTTTCAGGCATAGCTTTGAATTCAGTTAG